A window of Xylophilus sp. GW821-FHT01B05 contains these coding sequences:
- a CDS encoding efflux RND transporter periplasmic adaptor subunit, with product MSHPHRLPLRAALTVAACCVLLLAGCGGDSDSSKLAEAPPTAPIVQGKQLRFPPNHPQLALLNSVPATAATELMVELPARLVWNEERTQRIYPPFGGRITAIGADVGQSVKPGALLARIASPDFGQAQADTAKAQVDVGLSRKNLQRQRELFEAGIIARKDLEQAEADSARAQAEASRAAARTSLYGAGSAVNQQLGISAGIAGVVVERNLNPGQEVRPDQSGPGVPALFVVTDPTSLWVQIDAKESDVASLQPGATFTLQVAAYPGETFTGRVTAAADFIDPNTRTIKIRGLVANANRRLKGEMLATAQVKESLQGVVVPAGAVTLDGTRHTVFVQTQPGVFEPREVVPAHMGPTEVVLARGLAVGEQVVAENALLLARQFAVAREDAAPVTAQPSGATSEAAKK from the coding sequence CTTGCAGAAGCGCCGCCCACCGCGCCCATCGTGCAAGGCAAGCAACTGCGCTTTCCGCCCAACCACCCGCAGCTCGCGCTGCTCAATAGCGTGCCCGCCACCGCCGCGACCGAGCTGATGGTGGAGCTGCCCGCGCGCCTGGTCTGGAACGAAGAGCGCACCCAGCGCATCTACCCGCCCTTTGGCGGCCGCATCACCGCCATCGGCGCAGATGTGGGCCAGAGCGTGAAGCCCGGCGCGCTGCTGGCGCGCATCGCCTCGCCCGACTTTGGCCAGGCCCAGGCCGACACCGCCAAGGCGCAGGTCGACGTGGGGCTGTCGCGCAAGAACCTGCAGCGCCAGCGCGAGCTGTTCGAGGCCGGCATCATCGCCCGCAAGGACCTGGAGCAGGCCGAGGCCGACAGCGCACGCGCGCAGGCCGAGGCCTCGCGCGCCGCAGCCCGCACCAGCCTCTACGGCGCTGGCAGCGCGGTGAACCAGCAGCTCGGCATCAGCGCCGGCATTGCCGGCGTGGTGGTTGAGCGCAACCTCAACCCGGGCCAGGAAGTGCGGCCCGACCAGTCCGGCCCCGGCGTGCCCGCGCTGTTCGTGGTGACCGACCCGACCTCGCTCTGGGTGCAGATCGACGCCAAGGAAAGCGACGTTGCCAGCCTGCAGCCGGGCGCCACATTCACGCTGCAGGTCGCCGCCTATCCAGGCGAGACCTTCACCGGCCGCGTCACCGCAGCAGCGGACTTCATCGACCCCAACACCCGCACCATCAAGATCCGTGGCCTGGTGGCCAATGCCAACCGCCGGCTCAAGGGCGAGATGCTGGCTACCGCCCAGGTCAAGGAATCGCTGCAGGGCGTCGTGGTGCCGGCCGGCGCCGTGACCCTGGATGGCACGCGCCATACGGTCTTCGTGCAGACCCAGCCCGGCGTCTTCGAGCCGCGCGAGGTGGTGCCGGCCCACATGGGGCCAACCGAAGTGGTGCTGGCACGCGGCCTGGCCGTGGGCGAGCAGGTGGTGGCAGAAAACGCGCTGCTGCTGGCGCGCCAATTTGCCGTGGCGCGTGAAGACGCGGCCCCGGTCACGGCCCAGCCATCCGGCGCCACCAGCGAGGCCGCCAAGAAATGA